In one Winogradskyella sp. MH6 genomic region, the following are encoded:
- a CDS encoding alpha/beta hydrolase family protein, whose protein sequence is MKKLLTLAIISLLWNQNIIAQNVGDNHQNLREVDLIIQADKIKIGGTLTLPATFNTSSLVIMSSGSGPQDRDETLDGFKIFKVIADHLATKGIASFRYDDRGVGSSTGDFVNSTIEDHTKDLEHIMSYFKSSEKHTFNKFILFGHSQGGILSSKVAAENESVKGLVLMATPAVPLVEVVLYQVRQEFDQTNISKSLIEADVSAHNRLMRAIEDGTGIEKAYQLFCNTTETILYEMNSESKIDSTKVKQKAIAKADEFKIIYKLPSLTSFLYYDPANDFEKLTIPVLSLFGGLDYQVPIHQNKDRMENALLKSRTQFKLLTFDKANHYFQEAKTGERKEYVTLEKNFVPDFLNQISEWILNSK, encoded by the coding sequence ATGAAAAAATTATTAACTCTAGCAATAATTAGTTTACTGTGGAATCAGAACATAATAGCTCAAAATGTTGGTGATAATCATCAAAATTTAAGAGAGGTTGACTTAATAATACAGGCAGATAAAATTAAAATTGGAGGTACTCTGACTTTGCCAGCAACTTTTAATACGTCATCTTTAGTAATTATGAGTTCAGGTAGTGGGCCGCAAGATAGGGACGAAACATTAGACGGATTCAAAATATTTAAAGTTATAGCAGACCATTTAGCTACAAAAGGAATTGCATCTTTTCGATATGATGATAGAGGTGTAGGAAGTAGTACAGGAGATTTTGTAAATAGCACAATCGAAGACCATACGAAGGACTTGGAGCATATTATGAGTTATTTTAAATCTTCAGAGAAACATACTTTTAATAAGTTTATATTGTTTGGGCATAGTCAAGGAGGTATACTTTCCTCTAAGGTTGCAGCTGAGAATGAATCTGTAAAAGGTCTAGTTTTAATGGCTACACCAGCAGTGCCTTTGGTAGAGGTGGTATTGTATCAAGTAAGACAAGAGTTTGATCAGACTAATATTTCCAAATCATTAATCGAAGCAGATGTATCTGCACACAACAGGTTAATGAGGGCAATTGAAGATGGTACAGGAATAGAAAAAGCATACCAGTTATTTTGTAACACAACTGAAACTATTTTATATGAAATGAACTCAGAAAGCAAAATAGATTCGACAAAAGTTAAGCAAAAAGCTATTGCCAAAGCAGATGAATTTAAAATTATATATAAACTACCTTCGTTAACATCTTTTCTTTATTATGATCCTGCAAATGATTTTGAAAAACTGACTATTCCTGTATTAAGTCTTTTCGGTGGTCTGGATTATCAAGTTCCCATTCACCAAAATAAGGATAGGATGGAAAATGCCCTTCTTAAATCGCGAACACAATTTAAATTATTAACTTTTGATAAGGCTAATCATTATTTTCAAGAGGCTAAAACAGGTGAACGAAAGGAATATGTCACACTTGAAAAGAATTTTGTTCCTGATTTTTTAAATCAAATTTCAGAGTGGATTCTTAATTCTAAATAG
- a CDS encoding MORN motif precursor, with amino-acid sequence MKNLLSLIFLATFSLSISGQSFDFVNAPVNPLGFKHKKEHFFLKGDIYASDGKIFDKNGNLIYNFGTRYYYDNSGRITGNNYDDEFEYDSRGNIIRYKYKSGSEYNYQFNTQNLLVYEKNTYGDEKTYKYDSKNRVTEMVYKKKGVLDQTRYYSYNKAGNTLIVTTQYIYADGKAGYTNKIHYRNGYTVKEELASDVFDYVVETDFKGNKSKFYTAGKENPRVFETFNRYYSDTNKPLNIEFGYYYMSSNLKKGKILPAVYINGKHAKDIEISKGMKPNEKVIYDGLTETYYSVPNVIEADHTIDTRIPVTKVLSKGLPYINYAYDGKFINYIHGQNRVKSREFSFIGPHMIDYRIDKSSGITYIIDNYNNIKHKEIKPIRVFTTDTASIVYNRNLENETFFIVVKGKHIDYKKARFEYLKNGDPVIFIDDKPTYVLSGFDAAREGKVFKGKHYNNELNTATNSNSSTQVTSTSNNTNPDNSSSSGYQCIEGDCKNGWGKIKLPESETESTFSNGSLNGVTYISYTNGGSYHGEYNDNRREGTGFYYWSSSGNTYIGQWKNGKQDGYGYVVDKYGSINSIGKYLNGELVKNLGTDYKANKVSGSCVGDCSNGFGKYTYNNGDYYIGFFNNGYRAHLGTYYWTNNSTYTGAYSTNGKRNGYGKYTYVDTSVFKGYFVDDKIDGLGKMKYAKSGNVVNGVFNNNGAKVKDY; translated from the coding sequence ATGAAAAACCTACTAAGCCTTATTTTTTTAGCAACATTTAGTTTAAGTATTTCTGGTCAAAGTTTTGATTTTGTCAACGCTCCGGTAAATCCCCTTGGTTTTAAACACAAAAAAGAGCATTTTTTCTTAAAAGGTGACATTTACGCTTCAGATGGGAAAATTTTTGATAAAAATGGTAATCTTATTTACAACTTCGGTACTAGATATTATTATGACAATTCAGGCAGGATAACTGGAAACAATTACGATGATGAATTTGAATACGATTCAAGAGGCAACATTATTCGTTATAAATACAAATCTGGTTCAGAATACAACTATCAATTTAACACTCAAAACCTCTTAGTTTATGAGAAAAACACCTACGGAGATGAAAAAACCTATAAATACGATAGCAAAAACCGTGTTACTGAAATGGTGTACAAAAAAAAGGGTGTGTTAGACCAAACCAGATATTACAGCTATAACAAAGCAGGAAATACACTTATTGTAACCACACAATATATATATGCAGACGGAAAGGCTGGTTATACAAATAAAATACATTATCGCAATGGCTATACAGTAAAGGAAGAACTAGCATCTGATGTTTTTGACTATGTTGTAGAAACTGATTTTAAAGGAAACAAAAGTAAATTTTATACTGCCGGTAAAGAAAATCCTAGAGTATTTGAAACGTTTAACCGTTACTACAGTGATACAAACAAACCTTTGAATATAGAATTTGGGTATTATTATATGTCTAGCAATCTAAAAAAAGGTAAAATATTACCTGCCGTATATATTAATGGCAAACATGCTAAAGATATAGAGATAAGCAAAGGAATGAAACCTAATGAAAAAGTAATTTATGATGGTCTTACAGAAACCTACTATTCAGTCCCAAACGTTATAGAAGCAGATCATACCATAGACACACGCATACCTGTAACAAAAGTATTATCCAAAGGTTTACCATATATCAATTATGCTTATGACGGAAAGTTTATCAATTACATTCATGGTCAAAACAGAGTAAAATCAAGAGAGTTTTCTTTTATTGGTCCACACATGATTGACTATCGTATAGATAAAAGTAGCGGTATTACTTACATCATTGATAATTACAACAACATTAAGCATAAGGAAATAAAACCTATACGTGTTTTTACCACAGATACAGCTTCAATTGTATACAATCGAAATTTAGAAAACGAAACCTTCTTTATTGTTGTAAAAGGAAAACATATCGATTATAAAAAAGCAAGATTTGAATACCTAAAAAATGGTGACCCAGTCATTTTTATTGATGATAAACCAACCTATGTTCTTTCTGGTTTTGATGCTGCTAGAGAGGGTAAAGTTTTTAAAGGAAAACATTATAATAATGAATTAAATACAGCTACCAATAGTAATTCATCAACTCAAGTTACGAGCACTTCAAATAATACTAATCCCGACAATTCTAGTTCTTCTGGTTACCAATGTATAGAAGGAGATTGTAAAAATGGTTGGGGCAAAATAAAACTACCAGAATCTGAAACTGAGTCTACTTTTAGTAATGGATCTCTTAATGGTGTAACCTACATTAGTTATACTAATGGTGGCTCGTACCATGGTGAATACAATGACAACAGACGCGAAGGTACAGGATTTTATTATTGGTCATCATCTGGTAACACGTACATAGGACAATGGAAAAATGGCAAACAAGATGGTTATGGTTATGTTGTTGATAAATATGGAAGTATAAATAGCATAGGAAAATACTTAAACGGAGAACTTGTAAAAAACCTAGGAACAGATTACAAAGCAAATAAAGTTTCAGGCAGTTGCGTAGGTGATTGCAGTAATGGGTTTGGTAAATACACGTATAATAATGGAGATTATTATATTGGCTTTTTTAATAACGGTTATCGTGCACATTTAGGCACATACTATTGGACTAACAATAGTACTTACACTGGTGCTTACTCAACCAACGGAAAAAGAAATGGGTATGGTAAATACACCTATGTAGACACGTCTGTTTTTAAAGGCTACTTTGTTGATGATAAAATCGATGGTTTAGGAAAAATGAAATATGCTAAATCTGGCAATGTAGTTAATGGTGTATTTAATAACAACGGTGCTAAGGTTAAGGATTATTAA
- a CDS encoding sulfite exporter TauE/SafE family protein, which yields MDVNQIFGYLGALFIGVVLGLIGGGGSILTVPILVYLLFINPVTATAYSLFVVGVSSLVGAIRNIQKGLVDFRTAIVFAIPAFIAVYTTRRYLVPAIPEELFSIGDFIVTKNIGIMLFFALVMLVASISMIRNKRDDTGETTEVSYNYPLIIIEGALVGVVTGIVGAGGGFLIIPALVLLAKLPMKKAVATSLLIIAIKSLIGFIGDVENLDIDWQFLLIFTSISVIGIFLGIYLSNFIEGKKLKKGFGWFVLIMGIYIIYKELTM from the coding sequence ATGGATGTAAATCAAATTTTTGGCTACTTAGGCGCCTTGTTTATTGGAGTTGTTTTAGGACTTATTGGAGGTGGAGGATCAATATTAACGGTTCCTATTTTAGTGTATCTACTTTTTATCAATCCCGTAACTGCAACAGCATACTCACTTTTTGTGGTTGGTGTTTCTTCTTTAGTAGGTGCTATTAGAAATATTCAAAAAGGCTTAGTAGATTTTAGAACAGCCATAGTATTTGCTATACCAGCTTTTATTGCAGTATACACAACAAGAAGGTATTTGGTACCAGCTATACCTGAAGAATTATTTTCAATAGGAGATTTTATAGTAACAAAAAACATAGGTATTATGTTATTCTTTGCTCTTGTAATGCTGGTAGCTTCAATATCTATGATAAGAAATAAACGCGATGATACAGGTGAAACTACTGAAGTCTCTTATAACTATCCTTTAATCATTATAGAAGGCGCTTTAGTTGGTGTTGTAACGGGAATTGTTGGCGCAGGTGGAGGATTCTTAATAATACCTGCATTAGTATTGCTTGCTAAGTTACCGATGAAAAAAGCTGTAGCTACATCTTTGCTTATAATAGCCATTAAATCACTAATCGGGTTTATTGGTGATGTAGAAAACTTAGACATTGACTGGCAATTTCTCTTAATATTCACATCAATATCTGTAATAGGCATATTTTTAGGGATTTATCTCTCGAATTTTATTGAAGGAAAGAAGCTAAAAAAAGGCTTTGGATGGTTTGTATTGATAATGGGTATTTACATTATTTATAAGGAGCTAACAATGTAA
- a CDS encoding MBL fold metallo-hydrolase yields MNIEQIYTGCLAHAAYYIESKGEAAIFDPLREVQPYINRAKLDDAKIKYIFETHFHADFVSGHLDLKEKTGAKIVFGPKAKPNYDAIVAEDGQIFEVGDYKVKVIHTPGHTMESTTYLLIDENGKEHGLITGDTLFIGDVGRPDLAQKVVAELTQDKLASLLYDSLRNKIMPLSDDLIVYPNHGAGSACGKNMSKETTDTLGNQKRTNYALRADMTREEFIEELLEGLTEPPGYFPQNVLMNIKGYESFDKVMDKAQNPLSPKAFEVAANETEAIVLDVRHQSEFIKGHIPRSVFIGIDGNFAPWVGALIVDVTQPILLVAPKGREEEVVTRLSRVGFDNVIGYLDGGFEAWKDADMEIDTITSISAEEFAKDFEDKKDVVFDVRREGEYVAEHVDGAKNTQLDYLNNYLSEFPEDKTFYVHCAGGYRSVIAASILKSRGIHNLVDIAGGYDAIKKTDIPRTDYVCPSTLK; encoded by the coding sequence ATGAATATAGAACAGATTTATACAGGGTGTTTGGCACATGCAGCCTACTACATTGAAAGTAAAGGCGAAGCTGCGATTTTTGATCCATTACGAGAAGTACAGCCATACATTAATAGAGCAAAGCTTGACGATGCAAAAATCAAATATATCTTTGAAACACATTTCCATGCAGACTTTGTTTCAGGGCATTTAGATCTTAAAGAAAAAACAGGTGCCAAAATTGTATTTGGTCCAAAAGCAAAGCCAAATTACGATGCTATCGTTGCAGAAGATGGGCAGATTTTTGAAGTTGGTGATTACAAGGTTAAAGTTATTCATACTCCAGGTCATACCATGGAAAGTACAACCTACTTGCTTATAGATGAAAATGGAAAAGAACACGGACTTATAACTGGAGATACTTTGTTTATAGGAGATGTTGGTAGACCAGACTTAGCACAAAAAGTAGTTGCAGAACTTACTCAAGATAAATTAGCGTCTCTATTATACGATTCTTTACGTAATAAAATAATGCCATTGAGCGATGATTTAATTGTGTATCCAAATCATGGAGCAGGATCTGCTTGTGGTAAAAACATGAGTAAAGAAACTACAGATACACTTGGTAATCAGAAGAGAACTAATTATGCACTTCGTGCAGATATGACCAGAGAAGAATTTATAGAAGAACTATTAGAAGGCTTAACCGAGCCACCAGGATATTTTCCACAAAATGTATTAATGAATATTAAAGGATACGAGAGTTTTGATAAAGTCATGGATAAAGCACAAAATCCATTATCACCAAAAGCTTTTGAAGTTGCTGCAAATGAAACCGAAGCTATAGTCCTAGATGTTCGCCATCAATCAGAATTTATTAAAGGACACATACCACGATCTGTATTTATTGGTATTGACGGTAATTTTGCGCCATGGGTAGGAGCATTAATTGTAGATGTTACACAACCTATTTTATTAGTAGCTCCAAAAGGAAGAGAAGAAGAGGTGGTTACCAGATTATCTAGAGTTGGTTTTGATAATGTTATAGGCTACTTAGATGGAGGATTTGAGGCTTGGAAAGATGCCGATATGGAAATAGATACTATTACTTCAATTTCTGCTGAGGAATTTGCAAAGGACTTTGAAGATAAAAAAGATGTTGTTTTTGATGTTAGAAGAGAAGGAGAATATGTTGCTGAACATGTGGATGGAGCTAAGAATACACAATTAGATTATTTAAATAATTACTTAAGTGAATTTCCAGAGGATAAAACATTTTATGTGCACTGTGCAGGTGGTTATCGTTCTGTAATTGCCGCTTCAATACTAAAGAGTAGAGGTATTCATAATTTGGTAGATATAGCTGGAGGTTATGATGCTATTAAGAAAACAGACATACCAAGAACAGACTATGTTTGTCCCTCTACTTTAAAATAG
- a CDS encoding rhodanese-like domain-containing protein, which yields MSFFASLFGSKVSQSDTIKLLSPEEFKEQVENKKVQLIDVRTPPEFKGGHIKGAKNIDFFSGKFNVEFNKLNKDKAVYVYCRSGSRSRQTSKKLEAMGFTEIYDLKGGILRY from the coding sequence ATGTCATTTTTCGCTTCATTATTCGGTTCTAAAGTATCACAAAGCGATACTATAAAACTATTATCACCAGAAGAATTTAAAGAGCAGGTTGAAAATAAAAAGGTTCAGTTAATAGATGTTAGAACACCACCTGAATTTAAAGGAGGCCATATAAAAGGTGCAAAAAACATAGATTTTTTCTCAGGAAAATTCAATGTTGAATTTAACAAGTTAAATAAAGATAAAGCCGTTTATGTATACTGTCGAAGTGGAAGTAGAAGTAGACAAACGTCTAAAAAGTTAGAAGCTATGGGATTTACAGAAATCTATGATTTAAAGGGAGGTATATTAAGATATTAA
- a CDS encoding c-type heme family protein, with amino-acid sequence MKYIALILLSVFVLSCNNSKNKDLSAFEKNMQANNHPGKKLMETNCYVCHSPTASHDDRIAPPMVAIKKHYIDDKTTKEEFIADMKAWIKNPNETDAKMRGAVRRFGVMPKQVFPEETIEKIADYMYDFEIDQPEWFEDHFNEEKGKHNGNGQGKGMGNGKGMGQGKGKHQQQAQTSYEDLPYGERGLKYALTTKAVLGKNLMGTIQKKGTLEALEFCNVRAYPLTDSMAVVHNASIKRVSDKPRNQKNKANNEELEYIETFKNLLSEKKEINPIVKESDNDVHVYYPIITNTMCLQCHGKIETNIKPDILKSLTLLYPEDRAKGYSENQVRGMWNVSFKKN; translated from the coding sequence ATGAAATACATTGCATTAATACTGTTATCTGTCTTTGTTTTGAGTTGCAACAACTCTAAGAATAAAGATTTATCTGCCTTTGAAAAAAACATGCAAGCCAACAATCATCCAGGTAAAAAACTAATGGAGACCAATTGTTATGTGTGCCATAGCCCAACAGCAAGCCATGATGATAGAATTGCTCCGCCAATGGTAGCTATAAAAAAGCATTACATAGATGATAAAACTACTAAAGAAGAATTTATAGCAGACATGAAGGCATGGATAAAAAATCCAAATGAAACTGATGCCAAAATGAGAGGTGCTGTTAGACGCTTTGGTGTAATGCCAAAGCAAGTTTTTCCTGAGGAGACTATTGAAAAAATAGCGGATTACATGTACGATTTTGAAATCGATCAACCAGAGTGGTTCGAAGATCATTTTAATGAAGAAAAAGGAAAACACAACGGAAATGGGCAAGGTAAAGGAATGGGCAACGGCAAAGGCATGGGACAAGGTAAAGGAAAACATCAGCAACAAGCACAGACCAGTTATGAAGATTTACCTTATGGAGAAAGAGGTTTAAAGTATGCTTTAACCACCAAAGCTGTTTTGGGTAAAAATCTTATGGGTACTATTCAAAAAAAAGGAACTTTAGAAGCCTTGGAATTTTGTAATGTTAGAGCGTATCCATTAACCGATAGTATGGCAGTAGTACACAATGCGTCTATAAAACGTGTGAGTGATAAACCCAGAAATCAAAAGAACAAAGCCAATAATGAAGAGTTAGAATATATAGAAACGTTTAAAAACCTTCTTTCAGAAAAGAAGGAAATCAATCCAATTGTAAAGGAATCTGATAATGATGTTCATGTATATTACCCAATTATAACAAATACAATGTGCTTGCAGTGTCATGGTAAAATAGAGACTAATATTAAGCCAGATATTTTAAAATCACTAACTTTACTATATCCTGAAGATAGAGCGAAAGGCTATTCAGAAAACCAAGTAAGAGGTATGTGGAATGTATCTTTTAAAAAGAATTAA
- the trxA gene encoding thioredoxin, whose amino-acid sequence MSKFSEIINKDKLVLVDFFAEWCGPCKMMSPILKQVKDNLGNRVSIIKIDVDKNQSLATKYQVRGVPTLMLFKNGEQVWRQSGVLQKDDLINIITSND is encoded by the coding sequence ATGAGCAAATTTTCAGAAATTATAAATAAAGACAAGCTCGTTTTAGTTGATTTTTTTGCAGAGTGGTGTGGTCCTTGCAAAATGATGTCTCCTATCCTAAAACAAGTAAAGGATAACCTTGGTAATAGAGTCTCTATAATAAAGATTGATGTTGATAAAAACCAATCTCTAGCAACTAAATATCAGGTAAGAGGTGTGCCAACCTTAATGTTGTTTAAAAATGGAGAGCAAGTATGGAGGCAATCTGGTGTGCTTCAAAAAGACGACCTAATTAATATTATTACCAGTAACGATTAG
- a CDS encoding NAD(P)/FAD-dependent oxidoreductase, which produces MKSHYQILVIGGGTGGIMTSANLLAKDKSLDIGLIEPAEWHYYQPAWTLVGGGTYDFEKTKRPMSSVMPEGVDWIKDFATGFNPEGNAVSTKESGDITYDYLIVSPGLVMDTSLIEGLTESLGKGVVCSNYTDPKHTWEVLRNFKGGNAVFTQPTTPIKCGGAPQKIAYLAADYFKKNGLKNKSNVVFATPGSVIFGVKEIRESLMQVISRYGIHFKPFYAPIKIDGENQMVTFKGVGTGENKCVINEDNELREVMSGEQIIEMPFDMLHLAPPQTAPKFVKESSLVNEAGWLDVDIHTLQHNKYPNIFGLGDVAALPTAKTGAAIRKQVPVVSDNILQLIAHNKKGNKSYNGYSSCPLVTGYGKMILAEFDYDNNFIPDPKLKQMLVFNSEKEHWRLWMLKKYGLPYLYWNKMMKGKEV; this is translated from the coding sequence ATGAAATCTCACTATCAAATTTTAGTAATTGGTGGAGGTACAGGAGGTATAATGACTTCTGCCAACTTATTAGCCAAAGATAAATCTTTAGATATAGGTTTAATAGAGCCAGCTGAGTGGCATTATTATCAACCAGCATGGACACTTGTAGGTGGTGGAACCTATGATTTTGAAAAAACAAAACGACCAATGTCTTCTGTAATGCCAGAAGGTGTTGATTGGATTAAAGATTTTGCAACGGGTTTTAATCCAGAAGGAAATGCAGTATCAACAAAAGAAAGTGGTGATATTACTTATGATTATCTAATTGTTTCTCCAGGACTTGTGATGGATACATCACTCATTGAAGGTTTAACAGAGTCTCTAGGAAAAGGAGTAGTGTGCAGCAACTACACAGATCCAAAGCATACTTGGGAAGTTTTAAGAAACTTTAAAGGTGGTAATGCTGTTTTTACGCAGCCAACAACACCAATTAAATGTGGTGGAGCACCACAGAAAATAGCCTATTTAGCAGCAGATTATTTTAAAAAGAATGGTCTTAAAAATAAGAGCAATGTAGTTTTTGCTACACCTGGCTCTGTAATTTTTGGAGTTAAGGAAATTAGAGAGAGTTTAATGCAAGTGATTAGTAGATATGGCATTCACTTTAAACCATTTTATGCACCAATAAAAATTGATGGAGAAAACCAAATGGTAACCTTTAAAGGTGTTGGTACTGGTGAAAATAAATGTGTGATTAATGAAGATAATGAACTTAGAGAAGTCATGTCTGGTGAACAAATCATTGAGATGCCTTTTGATATGCTTCACTTAGCACCACCACAGACTGCGCCAAAATTTGTAAAAGAGTCTTCTTTAGTAAATGAAGCAGGCTGGTTAGATGTTGACATACATACGCTACAACATAACAAATATCCAAATATATTCGGTTTAGGTGATGTGGCTGCCTTACCAACAGCAAAGACAGGTGCAGCAATACGTAAACAAGTACCTGTAGTTTCTGATAATATACTTCAGTTAATTGCCCATAACAAAAAAGGAAATAAATCCTACAACGGTTATTCATCTTGTCCACTAGTAACGGGTTATGGCAAAATGATTTTAGCCGAGTTTGATTATGATAATAACTTTATTCCAGATCCTAAGTTAAAGCAAATGCTTGTCTTTAATAGCGAAAAAGAGCATTGGAGACTTTGGATGCTTAAAAAATATGGATTGCCATATTTATATTGGAATAAAATGATGAAAGGAAAAGAGGTTTAG
- a CDS encoding TonB-dependent receptor domain-containing protein, giving the protein MKTLYSALLCVLLTAVSYAQKETEKDTLNKKTTKLNEVIVTGNKNTDPVLTIVSNKYVENIVQPKNVADLFNNIIGFSSIKRGNYAIDPSFRASQYEQLNIQYDGGTKAMHACPNRMDPITTHIIPEEISKIEIIKGPYTVRYGATFGGVVNMVTEKPNYLDYGLHGKISGGYESNGNSFVNMAQLQYIQEKYDIVANAGYRDFGNYEDGDGTEIPSSFRSTDYGVKVGYNFTENQRLQAHWRQSFGRDVLHAALPMDTDYDNSSIISLDYKLDNIGKVIKSVNAKAYYSYVDHLMTNTNRPSFNMMEAASNVDATTTGGKVELHWQPAKSLNIFSGIDMLNVARDGSRERLVKVMNGNLLPQPMLFTDKVWQDSYINDLGVFTEAKYSVSPNTILTAGIRYDNVVSDIKDPEADFEAMYDLEKRTEHNISATVSVKKIVSDKFTIEAAYGRGVRSANMIERFINHFTVGQDPYEYVGNPNLDAEVNNQFEIGFKGYEPLKNGLDAFKYEASFYYSFFENYIVAVVDENLDRKFMPMAQPQHAKVFRNLDEAYKTGFEIKAELDFLKDYFVKGEFAYVYAKNKDLNESLPLTPPFTTRFSAGVKKEKYWANLQYNLVSQQDDISESFGETTTDGYQTLDARFGINAFKNFTLGVAVLNIFDETYNNHLNFSFTNQADFGRVPITEPGRNFSAFLQYRF; this is encoded by the coding sequence ATGAAAACATTGTATAGTGCACTGTTATGTGTACTACTTACTGCTGTGTCTTATGCTCAAAAAGAAACAGAGAAAGACACCTTAAATAAAAAAACAACAAAACTAAATGAGGTTATAGTTACAGGAAATAAAAATACCGATCCTGTACTAACAATAGTGTCCAACAAATATGTAGAGAATATTGTACAGCCCAAAAACGTAGCAGATTTATTCAATAATATCATTGGATTTTCTTCTATAAAACGAGGTAACTATGCCATTGACCCATCGTTTAGAGCTTCTCAATACGAACAGCTTAATATTCAATATGATGGTGGAACCAAAGCGATGCATGCGTGTCCAAATCGAATGGATCCAATTACAACACATATTATTCCTGAAGAGATTTCGAAAATTGAAATCATAAAAGGTCCATATACTGTTAGATACGGAGCTACGTTTGGTGGAGTCGTTAACATGGTGACCGAAAAACCAAATTATTTAGATTATGGATTACATGGCAAAATCTCTGGAGGCTATGAAAGCAATGGTAATTCTTTTGTAAATATGGCTCAACTACAATACATACAAGAAAAGTATGACATTGTAGCGAATGCTGGATACAGAGATTTTGGTAATTATGAAGATGGTGATGGCACCGAAATTCCATCGTCTTTTAGAAGTACCGATTATGGTGTAAAAGTTGGCTATAACTTTACAGAAAACCAACGCTTACAAGCACACTGGAGACAGTCTTTTGGTAGAGATGTTTTGCATGCTGCCTTACCAATGGATACTGATTATGATAACAGTAGTATTATCTCGCTAGACTATAAACTAGATAATATTGGCAAGGTCATTAAATCTGTAAATGCAAAGGCTTACTATAGTTATGTAGATCATTTAATGACCAACACAAACAGACCATCTTTTAATATGATGGAAGCAGCGTCTAATGTTGATGCTACAACAACAGGTGGTAAAGTAGAGTTACATTGGCAACCAGCAAAAAGCTTAAACATTTTTTCTGGTATCGATATGCTTAATGTTGCCAGAGATGGCAGTAGAGAGCGTTTAGTGAAAGTAATGAATGGAAATCTGTTACCACAGCCAATGCTATTTACAGACAAAGTTTGGCAAGATTCATACATCAATGATTTAGGTGTTTTTACTGAGGCTAAATACAGCGTTAGTCCAAACACAATTCTAACAGCTGGTATTAGATATGATAACGTTGTTTCAGACATTAAAGATCCTGAAGCAGATTTTGAAGCTATGTATGATTTAGAGAAACGAACGGAGCATAATATAAGTGCTACTGTTTCTGTTAAGAAAATCGTTTCAGACAAATTTACGATAGAAGCTGCTTATGGTCGTGGTGTACGCTCTGCAAACATGATAGAGCGTTTTATAAATCACTTCACTGTTGGCCAAGATCCTTATGAGTATGTTGGTAATCCTAACTTGGATGCTGAAGTTAATAACCAATTTGAAATCGGCTTTAAAGGTTATGAACCTTTAAAAAATGGTTTAGATGCTTTTAAGTATGAAGCGTCTTTTTACTATTCATTTTTTGAAAATTATATTGTTGCTGTTGTTGATGAAAACTTAGACCGTAAGTTTATGCCAATGGCACAGCCACAGCATGCTAAAGTTTTTAGAAATTTGGATGAGGCTTATAAAACAGGTTTTGAAATTAAAGCAGAATTAGATTTTCTAAAAGACTATTTCGTAAAAGGTGAATTTGCTTATGTGTATGCAAAAAACAAAGATTTAAATGAATCCTTACCGCTTACACCCCCTTTTACAACACGATTTTCAGCTGGTGTTAAAAAAGAGAAGTATTGGGCAAACCTACAATATAACTTAGTATCTCAACAAGATGATATTTCTGAAAGTTTTGGTGAAACTACTACAGATGGTTATCAAACTTTAGATGCTCGTTTTGGTATAAATGCTTTTAAGAATTTTACCTTAGGAGTCGCTGTATTGAATATTTTTGATGAGACTTACAATAATCATCTCAATTTTTCATTTACCAATCAGGCTGACTTTGGTCGTGTACCAATTACAGAACCTGGACGTAATTTTTCGGCATTTTTACAGTACAGATTTTAA